The DNA window TAAAGGAGGCATATTACAAAAACCGCATGTATTTTACAAAAAGCAGGGTAACAAATGAGTGGAATTATCAAGAAAAACAGTCCTTTGATTTACTGGAACTACTTCCTTTTAACTCGGAGCTTATCAACCGCTATGCACACCATTACCGCTCTGAAAACCGAGGTCCCTTTGTTGTTTTGTTCTTTTCGGTTGACCCTAACTATTTAACACGTACATTTCCTGATATTTTGATAGCGGACAACCATCACTTTCCACTGGAGTTTCTTCAAGGAACAATAAAACTATTGGTTTACCCTGACTCTCCTATCCCCAAAAGGGCATATTGTACTTACATGATTAAAAATATAGACACTGGCGATATATTTGAGTACAACATTGATGTATATTACAGTATAAATTCTAATTATACTGTTGATGAGGAACCTGCGATTCCGGAATATATTAAACAAATATCCAAGAAATAAATGGAGATATAATCTGCTTTGTTAACCCTAACTTGGCAGTGACAAAACTACTGAGATACATGCCACCTTTCAGGTGGCATTAACACTATATCAGACTGTTTGGATATTGGTATTATTTGTTCCCTGGCAGATGGAAAAATACGCATTTAGCAAAAAAAGGACAAAAGTACCAAAAAAAATCTTTTTCGTGGAAGGAAATTGAAAAGATATGTCGAAAAAGGGTACGTACTTTGATAATATCTGTCTAAGAAACTTGTCTCAAATTGCATTAAGTTTATAAGGAGTTGCAGGGGATGAGAATCAAAAAAAGTCACAATAGGTATCTGGTCATTATCCTGTTATTACTATTTTTATCGTCTTTATTTTGCGGACAAGCACAAGCTTATTATCCTGATATTGGAAACTCGACTGCAAAATATGCGATTATTGCTTTAAGCGATGTAGGGATTATAAAAGGGCATAAGGACGGTACATTCAAACCAAATAATCCAATAACACGAGCGGAATTTGCTGTGATACTGGCGGGTATTCTTAACCTTCCCGATCAGCCCGAAAAAGCAAAACATTTTAGAGATGTCCATAGTTGGGCCCGAGGTGCTGTTGGGGCTTTGGTCAATGCTAATATTGTCGCTGGCAAAGAAGCAACCTTCTTTGGAGCGGATGATTATCTCACCCGGGAAGATATGGCTGTCTTCTTTGTTCGTGCACTAGGTTATCAACAGCAAGCTGAGTCGTTAAATTTAAACTTACCATTAAAAGATGTTCGATACATATCTAATTATGCTGTACGTCACGTTGCTTTTGCGTATAATATTGGTCTTATTAATGGGTATACAAATGGACATTTTGGCCCGAGAGATCTCAGTAAACGGGAGCAAGTGGCCCATTTAGCCTATCAGGTTTATAAAAAAAGGGCGGATTATACTAATGCTGCCAACAACCTGATTAAAAATCATCAACCCGTTAAGATCTTTATTGATCCTGGTCATGGTGGCAGTGACGCAGGTGCTGTTAGTCCTATCAATAAAATCAAAGAAAAAGATATTGCTCTGGAGATCTCCCTAATTGCGGCAGAAATTTTGGAGAGAGAATATGCCGGGGTTGTTGTCAGACTGAGCAGAACTACAGATGTATATCCCACATTATCCGAAAGAGTGGCTATGGCAAATAATTGGTCTGCAGATTATTTTGTCAGCATTCATCATAATGCTGGTGGGGGAACAGGGTTTGAAAGTTATAGATATGGAAATAATCAACAAACTGTAGATTTGCAACGTCAAATACACACTCATATCGCCACTCATTTGCAAAATTCATACGGACTTAGAGACCGAGGTATGAAGACGGCAAACTTTTATGTTTTAAGATATACATCAATGCCAGCCATTTTACTAGAGCTGCTATTTTTGGATCATGCTTATGATGCGTCACTCTTACAGCAAAAAAGTTTTAGGCAGTATTTAGCACATTTAGTTGCAGAGGCCATTGCTAAGGCACACGGGTTGGAGAAAAAGCAATACTATTAAAAGACAAACTTGGATGTGATATATTATGATTAAGTTAAATAGGTTAACTATACTTTTATTATCGGTCATTTTTTTTGCCATATTTGTTGTCTTTAGTATTGATGTCCGTGCTAATGATGACCACGCTAAAGAACACCAAGAATATATTATTAAATTGGCTGATGAAAAATGTAATGAAGAATTAACCTCTATTCCCGGAGTTGGTAAGGTCAATGCTGAAAATCCTTATCGAAATGTGGTTACGGTACATGTGGAAGAAAATGAGTTTCAACTACAGCGTGCTTATCGACATCGATGTGTAGAAAAAATAGAAAAGAATCATAAGGTAGAATTACTATCCTCAAGTAAATATGTTCAATACCATATTGATCAGCTCAATGTCCCGGCGGCTTGGGAGTTTGAAGGGGAATATTCTCCTATTGTCGCTGTGGTAGACTCAGGGGTCAATCCGCATTTCCTATTTGCGGATAGGCTTCTAGAGGGTTTTAATGTAACAAATTGGACGACTGATACATTTGATAGAGAAGGTCATGGAACAGCAGTAGCAGGTCTTATTGCAGCAAATAGAGATAATGATGTAGGCATTGCAGGTATGAGCCGTAGTTACATTTTGCCGGTGAAGGTTGAAGATGATTGGGGCAACATATTTATATTTGATGTGGTTAATGCGATAGACTGGGCTGTTGCAAACGGAGCGGATATTATTAATTTAAGCTTAGGTACTGTGCTGCCCGATGATCCTTACAAGTCCACACTTTATGAAGCAGTGCGGGATGCTTATCAACAAGGAGTGATTATAGTTGCTGCTGCAGGAAATTACGGTAATCATCCCGAGATAGGTGGTAACGCTGAGGTATACCCGGCGGCATACCCTGAGACCATCTCAGTGGCTGCAGTAGACCAGAACAATCAGAAGGCTTCATTTTCTAGTTATGGCCCTACAGTAGATTTAAGTGCCCCTGGAGTAGATATTATTTCCACATCCCATGATGATCATTTTATTATTGTGGATGGAACGAGTTTTTCTGCACCTATTGTCACAGGCATTGTCTCCCAAATCCTTAGTTTCGACCGAAATTTCACTCCAGATCAAATTAAGACCATACTAAAGAACGGTACTCTTCCCATTCCAGATAAACGGGTAGGTGCAGGTGTGGCTGATGCTTATTATGCCAATCACATTGCTTTTCACAGGAAAAGCGATCTTACACCTGTATTGGCAGATATACACAAATCTTATGCCCGATTTGAGATTCTGTACTTATATGATCACGGCATCATTTCTGGCAAGACCCAAAGCTTATTTGCTCCAGATGAAGAGATAGACAGGGGACAAATGGCTAAGTTAATATCAGAGGCACTTGGATTGCAAGTCGATGCTAACGTCAAAGGTTGTGATTTTCCAGATGTTCCCGCTAACAGATGGGATGCCCCTTACATTACCGCTGTTTGCCAGGCAGGAATAATGTATGGAAAAGGTGATGGCAAATTTTACGCCCGGGCTAAAACCACTCGGGAAGAAATGGCAGTAATTTTTATGCGTGCACTTGGATTGGCCAATAAAGCAGATGAACTGTCTTTAAACTCAAACTTTACAGATGCCCATTTGTTTAATAATTGGTCGAAAAACGAGATCGCATTGGCTGCTGAAATCGGTTTGATTAGAGGTATACAAAACCAAGATGGCAGTTACCGGTTCGATCCCAAAGGCACTACCCAGCGTCAGGCAGCTGCTCGACTCACATATGAGTTGTACACAAGGGGAGATTATTACCGCCAAAAGGCTGAAGAACTTAATTAACCATAAACAATCGGATGTTATTAAAATTCTAATTTGGTGTGAAAAATCAACAAGCAGGAGGAGATTATTAATTATGAAGAGAGTCATCCACCCCTATCATTATTTTTCTATTGTTATCTTAGTCTGCCTCATAGGGTTAGGTGGACTAGGATATACTGTCAAGGCTGAACAACAGGATGAAACACCGGAATATGATTTTGTGGGAGAGGGCTTTACGATTATTGAACATGACTTCATTCTCCCTGAAGACAATGGAAAGTGGCAAGTGACAGGACGACAGGGCTACCTTATTATTCAGTTGGACAGTGGTAAAGATGCAGTGGAAATAGAAGTATTAACAAATGGACCAGCTGTATATACACAGGAAGGAAATAATCATCATCTTATTCACGGTAATGACAACAGGTTAAAACATCTCATCCAGCCGAAGTCTACTGAGCAAGAAATCCCCATCTACTTTTTTATTCCTGCTGAAGAAAATATCTCTAATCTCATAGAATCAATCAAAGGCGTCAGTAAGTCCAGTAAAATTGAAAAAATGTCAGCTAACAATTTACTTAATGTCTGGGGCGGGGGCAATGGACACCGCATTGGCATGTCCCAATGGGGAGCACAGGGTCTTACCATAAAAGGTGTCGGTTTTAGGAATATTTTAAATCACTATTATCCGGGGACAAAATATGAAAAAAAATATGATGACCAAAATCAAATGGTAACGGTGACGCTAGATTACGATTCTGAAATCGGTGATGGGAGTTCCAGAACGTCCTGGACTATTAATGTTCCTAATGGCGGGGTGCTTGTTGATCATAACAATAACCCAGTAAAGACGATCCCGGCCAATCAAGATTATCAAGTTACTACGAGTGACTTTCCGCAAGGGGTCAGTCAATTGACGTTGCAACCTAATAACAAAGGATATTCTATTGTTAAGAATCTGCTACATAGGGACGGCAAAACACCCCGCCAATATGAAGGAACTTTGATATTTATCCGGTCAGGGAATGGTATCAAACTCCAAAACAAGGTATCGTTACATGACTATTTGATTGGTGTGGTGCCTTATGAAGCAATGGCCTCTTGGGAAGTGGAGGCACTTAAAGCACAGGCCGTGGCGGCGAGATCATATGCAGCTTACAGATCTTTTAATATGGTTGATTCCATAGTACACCAGGCTTACTACGGAAGATATACTGATTCGACCTATGGTCCAAAGATCCAAAATGTGGTAAAAGAAACGGCAGGTTATGTGCTTACTTACAGTGGAAAAGTAGCTGATACGGTTTATAGTGCCGGTAATGGCGGCTGGATTGAACAGGCTTGGAGCCCGGCTGGTCATCCTTATTTAACAGCCAGGAAAGATGAATTTAAGTTGCCTTCTGGAAGTGTCATTATTCCCGAACAGCACTCCAATAATAATGGTGATGGCCCACATAGCTTATCATATTATCGCTGGGCACCTATTACTGTGGATCCAGGTGTCGGAAGTATTCAAGACATTACAGTTGAACGCACCCCGGGAATGGGAGCCAGAACAGTTACAGTGCAGGGTTCAAACGGAACAAGGAAAATCGATGATCCCAGAAATTACTTTAACCGTACATCCAACTTTATATATTTCTACCCTTTTTATGATATTGAGAACTCCTATGCCAAAGAAGAAATTGCCCGACTTTATGAGGGAGGTGTTATTACCGGTCATCAACCTGAAGCGGCTTTCAAGCCCAACGATAACATTACACGGGCCGAGTTTGCCAAACTACTTGCCGGTGCTTTCAGATTAGCAGAACAACCTAGTGCCAATTATAAATTTACTGATGTCCATGATTGGGCCAAAGGGGCAGTAGGAGCCCTTTATGTCAACAACATTACGAAAGGATATAATGAAACAACATTTGGTTCTAATGACAATTTAACAAGGAAGGATATGGCCACATTTTTTGTTCGGGCTTTAGGATACGAAGAAGAAGCACAGCATCTGAATCTAAACACATCTTTTAAAGACCTTTCTTATTTGGGTGCAAATGAGGAACAGGCAAAACGAAATATTATATTTGCCACAGAGATCGGCTTGATTAACGGCTATAATGCTGAGCGTTACGCCCCAAATGACTTGGCAAAAAGAGAACAAGTAGCTCGTCTTGCTTATGAAGTATATTTTAATGGTGATCAATATAGACAAAAGGCCGAAGAATTACTAAGGAAGCACAACTAAGTGCTTCCTTCAAAAGTTTGTAGGAGTGAAAGACTGATGTTCAAAAGAAACATTGTGGTGGCCTTACTATTTTTAATGATAATAATTCCACTCGTTATCACATTTTACAGTGGTAAAAAAAATCAAGAGACGCTGTTTAAGGATGTTTCCCCCAATGATGAAAATTATGATTTTATTCAGCAAGCAGTAAAACAAAAACTTTTAACAGGTTATGCTGACGGAACGTTTAAACCAGATAAGCCGGTAACAGAGGCCGAATTTCTGGCTATGCTTTATCGAGCCTATTATCCTGAACAAGAGGATAATGACAGGCTAGGTATTAAAAAATACTACAATTGGGCGGAATCACAAAGATGGAAAATCTTCGGAAAGGATTCGAGACAGAGAGAATTAACTTTGGTTGATGTGTCTGTTCTTTTGGCCAATGCACTAGGTTACCATTTGTCTGAAGATGGTTCAGTTCAGTTGCTATTAGATAAGGGCCTCTTAAATGAGGTTGCAGGACCTGACTTTGAAACATTTTATAATACAAAATTAACCAGGATACAAGCATTAAAACTTATTACTAATCTCAGAGAAAAAGTAGATCACTTACAAAAGCGCCCTTTACATCCATCCGAAGAGCCAGCCATCAAATCGGAGTTTGTTGACATATTTACTCCGGTAGAAAAATGGCTAATTGATCAGAATTATGATTACAGATTAACTGTATGGGCCCGTGAACTAGGTGTCATAGATAACGAAAAAGAAATTATTTATGCTAATTATTTTCATGAACATTCACCTTATAATTTTTTTGTTTTATATGAGGCTCAGCCAGAATATGTTAATTTAGCTCATAAAATATTTGAAAAAATGAATATTAAAATGGATGTTGGCAAGTTCTCAAAAGCGGTAAAAACGGTGATTGAAGAAAGAAAAAGCTCTTTCATTGAGGTCGATGATTGGACTGTAACTTTTTCAGCTGGCAATACAGATGAAATGATCCAAGTACACTTCTATAAATTAAGAAACTAGTTCCTGTTTAAATCACTTTTAAGTTCCATCTCCGTTAAGAAGCACTTATAATGTTAATGTATCATGAAGTATATATTGCCAAATAAGAAAAAAATATTAGGAATCTATGCAGGTGATTTTTAATGAGGCGCCAAGATAGGATAAGAAATCAAAGACAGCGAAGATATAAAGTAATTAGACGTATCTTGAAGGTTACTATTCTGATCATTCTTATTTCTTTTTTGGTCTATGCTGGATATATAGGCTCTAAAATATTTCTCTCTTGGTATAAAATACAAAGTTTAGATGACGACTTCAGTTATCATGATGATAAAATCACGAAACATAAAGATTATGAAGCTTTTACAATGCTAATCATGGGAGTTGATAACGAAGGTGGACAATTTGTGGGACGTTCTGATGTGTTAATGGTAGCTGTCTTTAACCCTAACACGCAGAAGATATCGTTATTGTCAATTCCCAGAGACACTTATACAGAAATTGCAGGCAAAGGCGTCTATGATAAAATAAATCATGCCTATGCATCTGGAATTAAAACTGCAATTAAAACTGTTGAAAAATTCCTTGACATCCACATCGATTACTGGGTAGTCGTTAACTTTGATGGATTTAGAGATTTTATAGATGTCCTTGGTGGATTAGAAATTGAGATTGAACGAGACATGTATTACCATATATGGGCTGAAAATTCAACGATAGATCTTAAGAAGGGTAAGAGAATGTTAAATGGTGAAGAAACGTTACATTATGTTCGTTTTAGAGCAGACGCTGAAGGTGACTTTGGCCGCAACCGACGACAACAACAAGTGATCCGTGCTGTCTTGGACCAGACGTTGGATATGCGCACTGTAACCAAAGTGGCTGATATTCTGGATGTTGTTGGAGAAAATGTACGTACAAACACTCCTGCGACTGAAATTTTAAGTATGGTTAAGCAATTTTCTTCTCTTTCCGGAGACGATGTAGAGACGATTTCATTTAAGGTAGATGTAGGAAGCATAGATGGCATCTCATATGTGTTCGTTGATGAAGAAGAGCAGTACCGTATCCAAAAGGAACTGAAGCAACGTCTCGAACCTAGTATGGTCACTGAAACAAAACAGTCCGAGCAGTCGCAAGGAGAGAATTATTAAGCTGGAAAAGATTAAACCATAATTTACAGTTCTTAAGCTGACCTTGCTGGCCCTGCCAGTGAAAAGGTCAGTTTTTTGTTGAAGATCAATACTGGGACATATTTTCGAGCCTAAACCACAAAACTAAAGATATAATCTCCGCCGCCATACGGTAAATAAACACAGCTTCGCTAACTATTTAGGAATCTTTAACGATCCTTGTTTGATTCATCATTTATCGAATGGAAGGGAATAACATGAAGCAACGAGCGTTGGTCAGCTTTGTTATCATCGCCCTTGTCTTAGCCGGTATAGTTTGGTTCACTTCCTCCCAATTGGATTTTCGCGAGGAACGCCCACAGGAACCACTGATAAGTCTAAGAGAAGAAACAGACAAGGAGACAGATAAGCATCAAGATAGCCTGGAAAAGCCAAATGTGAAGCCGGGTCAAACACTGAAAGTACCTAAAACAAGGCGTTCCAAAGCAAAGGATGGAATTCAGCCCCGTCCCTTCACTGTCCTATTGCTGGGCGTGGATGACCGTCAAGGCAATTTTGTGGGGCGTTCTGATGTGATTATGCTGGCTATTGTACGTCCCCAAGATCCATCCGTAACCCTTTTATCTATCCCCCGGGATACTTACGCCCCCATCGCTAACCGTGGAACGTACGAAAAGATCAACCATGCCTACGCTTATGGTAAGGAAACGGCACTGGCCACCATTGAAAACTTCCTGGATATTCCCATTGATTATTATGTGGCTGTCAATTTTAAGGGCTTTATCCAACTCATTGACTTACTGGGCGGCATCCGCCTTAATGTGGAGCGGGATGTGTCTTATCAGCACCGCTATGACGGCAATCAAGCCTTGTTTGTGCATAAAGGGGAGCAGGTCCTCTCCGGAGAGGAAGCGCTGCTTTATGTTCGCTTCCGCAGTGATGCGGAAGGGGATTTTGGCCGCAACAGGCGGCAGCAACAGGTGATTCGTGCGTTGGTGGATCAGGCTGTGGACATTAGAAACATCACTAAGCTGGCAGATATCATGGGGATTGTAGTCAAGCATGTACGTACCAACCTTCCCGTCTTGGACATGGTTCGTCTGGTTCATCAGTTGTCAACACTCACATCTGAACAGGTGGAGACCATTTCCGTTAAGGCAGATGTAGGCAACATCCGGGGCATTTCCTATGTGTTTATTGATGAAGAAGAACGTTTGCGGCTGCAGCAGGAGTTAAAGCGACGTTTGGAATAACGTGGACGTTCGTATATTTTTTTTCTCCTCTTGTCACCCTCTCCGAGCTGTTTTCGTAAATAAGGAGTAAAGCTTCGTTTCATTGGATCTGTTTTTGTGGGAAATCAGGAGGAGAGAACGGATGCGTTCATTCAAACGATATTCTATACAGGAATTTAAGCGTTATCTTCGCGGTGTTCAGGTGCGGCGCCGTATTGATCATATTCAAATTCATCACACTTGGCGTCCGCGCAAAAGCGATTATCAGGGGGAGCGGACCATTCAGGGCATGTATCACTATCATACTCAAACCAGGGGATGGCAGGATATTGCCCAGCATTTTACCGTTTCTCCAGACGGCTATATTTGGGATGGACGTTCGTTGGAGTTGAATCCGGCCGGTATTGCCGGCCATAACCAGGGCGGGCTCATGTTTGAAATGATTGGTAACTTTGACGAGGGAGAGGAGCGGCTGGAAGGGGACCAACTTCATGCAGTTGCCCATGCTGTGGCTGCCTGCCAGGAGCGGTTTGGCCTCAATGATGACAGAATCGTTTTTCACCGGGAGTATTCCGCAAAAACATGTCCGGGCACCAGCATTTCCAAGCGCTGGTTTATCGAACAGGTGCGACGTGTTCGGGGAGGCGGGCAGCTGTCGAGCCGTCAGACAAGAGTAAAGCCGGCTTCAGCTCAACCGTCATCTGGCGGGGAAGAAGTAAGATCCAGTACGAGTTCCTGGAACGGGCAAATTTTACGCCGGGGAGACAGGGGAGAGTTGGTGCGCGACCTGCAGCGTATGCTGGCTGAGCAGGGTTACCAGCCAGGTCCCATTGATGGCATTTATGGTCCCCAAACAGAAGCGGCGGTCAGACGGGCCCAGCGTGAGCTCAATATTGCAGTGGATGGGATTGCTGGTCCGCAAACTTACCGTGCGCTGACAGCAGCCAGCTGGAGAGGAGAAATATTAAGGAGGGGGGATTGGGGGAGGAAGGTACGTGACCTGCAGCGTATGCTGGCTGAACGGGGCTATCGGCCAGGTCCCATTGATGGTATTTATGGTCCTCAAACAGAGGCGGCGGTCAGACGGGCGCAGCAAGATCTGAACATTGCAGTGGATGGGATTGCTGGCCCGCAGACTTATCGGGCCTTAACTGCCCGTTAAGGGATTTCCACCGGTTGATCCACATAGACCAAGTCCCCCCACTCAAGTTGTGCTTGCCCATTGGTCAGGTTGGTCAGCCACTGGGCCTCTTTGTCTTCCTCGCCTGTTGGAATAAGCAGGGTTAAGGTGACAGTTTCAAGATATTGGGTGTTGCTGATCGTTAAGCCTCTGTTTTGGACTTCGTTTTGCACTTTGCCCAGCCAGGTGTAATCCACAGTGACATGCAGTTCCCGGTGCAACAGACGCCGAATGACTCCTGCGGCCTTAACCCCCTCTTTTGTGGCCTGGCCATAAGCCCGGATTAAGCCGCCTGCACCCAGCTTAATGCCGCCGAAATAACGGGTAACCACAACAACAGTGTCGTGCAGGCCGATTTTTTTAAGCACTTCCAGCATCGGTTTACCGGCGGTTCCGCTGGGTTCGCCGTCATCATTCGCTTTTTGATGTTCATGGTTTTCGCCGATGAGATAGGCGGAACAGTTATGGGTAGCTTGCCAGTGCATTTTTTTGATTTTATCGATAAATTGGACCGCTTCTGCTTCCGATTCGGCCCGGTTTGCATAAGCAATGAAACGGGATTTTTCAATGACGATTTCCCGTTCACCAAATCCTTTGACAGTGAGATAATTGTCCAGCATCAAGATACGCTCCTTCAAAAAAGATGAGATGGGTTGCCATCATGTTGGCCCTAAGGCTACAATAGTCTTAGACACCTTTAAGTATAGCGCGAGCAGGCAAATGTGCAAATGGGATAAAGACCGAGGAGCGGCTTGATGATGAATAGATGGCTAAAAAATGGAGGGGCATTGCTGTTTAGTGGACTGGCTTTTGTGGTCCTGATTATCTTGTTCTATTCTGTTTTCAGCCAGCCAGATCACCTGGTGGAAGAAAACGGGATGGAGCAGGGGTCTGAAGCTGGAGTTGAACAGATTGAGCTGGACAGCGATCAGCCTCTGACAGAGATGATACCGCCCGAGTTTCCATTTACAGAGGCGTTTGAGGAATATGAAGAATGGATGATTAAATGGAAACCAGGGTTCCCCAGACCGGAAGCAGATGGATTTGAAATTGTGGATGTGGACGACAAACTGCAAATTATGCTGGTCCGCCTTGAGAAGGGTGTGGACGCCAAGGACTGGTACAAGAGTTGGGCCCGGCGCACCGATATTGAGTATATCCGCCCTAATCAGCGGGTGGAGATTAAGAGCTGGCATGACCCACAAAACTTAAGTCCTGAACACGTGCGGGAAATGCAAGGCTATTTGCAGCAAATCAATGCCGAAGCGGGCTGGGAAGTGGCTGACCATAACGATGACATTACCATTGCCGTTGTGGATACGGGAGTTGATTTAACTCATCCGTTACTCAAAGATTTCTTAGTGGAAGGGGCCAACTTGGTTACTTACACGGAAGAGGAACAAGCAAAACAGGATATTGATCCTGCCCCGCAGGACTATAACGGGCACGGCACCCAAGTGGCCGGCATCATTGTTGCTGCGGAAAACGAGTGGGGCTATCGGGGGCTGCTCAGTTCGACGCAAATTATGCCGGTTAAAGTGATGCAGGATGATGGCAGCGGGTCGGAATTTGATGTGGCCCGGGGAATTTATCATGCGGTGGATCATGGGGCCGACATCATTGTGCTATCTGTAGGCTTCCCCTACGATTCAGAGTGGATGCGGGAAGCGGTAGATTATGCTTGGGAAAACGGGGTGCTGGTCATTGCTGCTACAGGCAATTCAAGTGAGCGGGACATTGCCATGCAGGTCAATTACCCAGCGGCTTACCCATCTGTCCTGGCTGTGGGTGCGGTTAATGATCAGGATGAACGGGAATCTTATTCCAATTTCGGTCCTGAAGTGGATGTGGTGGCACCCGGCACTGTTTACACCACCGATATCGGCGGGGGTTTTACCAAGATGGAGGGTACATCGATGGCTGCGCCCCAGGTGGCTGGTCTGGCAGCTTTAATCATGCATCAATATCCTGATTTAACCCCGATAGAAGTGCGCAATCATTTGCTTTATACAGCTGAAGATGTTGATCAGGAAGGATGGGACATCTTTACGGGTCATGGCCGGATCGATGTTGGCCTGGCCTTGACAACCCCTCCGGTCAAAGATATTTATGCCAATCACTCTCCGGACGATGCGGCTCCTTTCCCTATTGAAACGATGGTTTATTCTGAACTGAGGGACAAGGAAGATCTTGATTATTTTTACGTAGAAACGCCGTACCACGGGACACTTGAACTGGATATATATCTTCTGGTCGGCAAGTACGAAGGCATAGATCTCATCTTTTATCCCAACGGAGACGAAACCATGGCCCAAACCTTCACCATCCAGAAAGAGGAGAGACTCGTTCTGGAAGTTCCCCGGGGAACATCGCTGATCAAGCTGGCTTATAATGAAGGGGAGCGGCGCACAACGCCTGTGCCGTATCAAATCACCAATTCCTTTAACATATATGCCGATAGTCAACATCCCAACCACTCCCCGGATGAAGCGTATCCTTTACAGGGGAATGGCGAGGTCATTGTCGGCACTTTGCATGAGGAAAAATCTGAAGATTGGTTTTCCTTTGAGGCACCTGGTCCAGGTAAAATGGAAGTGATTGTAACGGTACACACGTCCCGTTTGGATCCTGTGTTAAGGATTTACTCCCCTGAAGGTGAGGAGCACATAGAGGATAGGGATGATCCTCCGTGGGAGGAGCGGTTTGTCACCAGGGTAAGGTCCGGCCGCTACTATATCGTGGTCACGGATTATTATGCTAATCAAGTCAATGAAGAGTATTATCTGATTGTGACATTTACCCCAAATGAAGGGTAAACAAAAGCCAGTTCCTGGCAGTACTGTTCAATCACGTTTGCTTATAGGACCTGGCTTCTCTATTTTTATTTTTTTATTTTTGATGTGAACGGAATTGGTCTCTTTTTACCCGGTCTAATTGGTTCAAGAGACGGTCAATGCTTTGACTGGCTTCGATCACCCGGGGATGCTGAAAGTCCTGGTAGCGGGCCATCAGCCTATACAATTCCGCTCTCTTTTGCTCAATTTGATGGGTAAGGTTGTTCAGATCTGTTTGACGGACGCCTCTGTTCAGCTGAGACCTCTCCTTGTTGAATTAGTCTTAAATGCCTTCATCTTACCATATCCTCCTAGTAAATCCCATACATTCGACAAAATATCCAAAAAATAG is part of the Caldalkalibacillus uzonensis genome and encodes:
- a CDS encoding LCP family protein, with translation MRRQDRIRNQRQRRYKVIRRILKVTILIILISFLVYAGYIGSKIFLSWYKIQSLDDDFSYHDDKITKHKDYEAFTMLIMGVDNEGGQFVGRSDVLMVAVFNPNTQKISLLSIPRDTYTEIAGKGVYDKINHAYASGIKTAIKTVEKFLDIHIDYWVVVNFDGFRDFIDVLGGLEIEIERDMYYHIWAENSTIDLKKGKRMLNGEETLHYVRFRADAEGDFGRNRRQQQVIRAVLDQTLDMRTVTKVADILDVVGENVRTNTPATEILSMVKQFSSLSGDDVETISFKVDVGSIDGISYVFVDEEEQYRIQKELKQRLEPSMVTETKQSEQSQGENY
- a CDS encoding LCP family protein; protein product: MKQRALVSFVIIALVLAGIVWFTSSQLDFREERPQEPLISLREETDKETDKHQDSLEKPNVKPGQTLKVPKTRRSKAKDGIQPRPFTVLLLGVDDRQGNFVGRSDVIMLAIVRPQDPSVTLLSIPRDTYAPIANRGTYEKINHAYAYGKETALATIENFLDIPIDYYVAVNFKGFIQLIDLLGGIRLNVERDVSYQHRYDGNQALFVHKGEQVLSGEEALLYVRFRSDAEGDFGRNRRQQQVIRALVDQAVDIRNITKLADIMGIVVKHVRTNLPVLDMVRLVHQLSTLTSEQVETISVKADVGNIRGISYVFIDEEERLRLQQELKRRLE
- a CDS encoding peptidoglycan recognition protein family protein → MRSFKRYSIQEFKRYLRGVQVRRRIDHIQIHHTWRPRKSDYQGERTIQGMYHYHTQTRGWQDIAQHFTVSPDGYIWDGRSLELNPAGIAGHNQGGLMFEMIGNFDEGEERLEGDQLHAVAHAVAACQERFGLNDDRIVFHREYSAKTCPGTSISKRWFIEQVRRVRGGGQLSSRQTRVKPASAQPSSGGEEVRSSTSSWNGQILRRGDRGELVRDLQRMLAEQGYQPGPIDGIYGPQTEAAVRRAQRELNIAVDGIAGPQTYRALTAASWRGEILRRGDWGRKVRDLQRMLAERGYRPGPIDGIYGPQTEAAVRRAQQDLNIAVDGIAGPQTYRALTAR
- a CDS encoding YigZ family protein; the encoded protein is MLDNYLTVKGFGEREIVIEKSRFIAYANRAESEAEAVQFIDKIKKMHWQATHNCSAYLIGENHEHQKANDDGEPSGTAGKPMLEVLKKIGLHDTVVVVTRYFGGIKLGAGGLIRAYGQATKEGVKAAGVIRRLLHRELHVTVDYTWLGKVQNEVQNRGLTISNTQYLETVTLTLLIPTGEEDKEAQWLTNLTNGQAQLEWGDLVYVDQPVEIP
- a CDS encoding S8 family peptidase, whose protein sequence is MNRWLKNGGALLFSGLAFVVLIILFYSVFSQPDHLVEENGMEQGSEAGVEQIELDSDQPLTEMIPPEFPFTEAFEEYEEWMIKWKPGFPRPEADGFEIVDVDDKLQIMLVRLEKGVDAKDWYKSWARRTDIEYIRPNQRVEIKSWHDPQNLSPEHVREMQGYLQQINAEAGWEVADHNDDITIAVVDTGVDLTHPLLKDFLVEGANLVTYTEEEQAKQDIDPAPQDYNGHGTQVAGIIVAAENEWGYRGLLSSTQIMPVKVMQDDGSGSEFDVARGIYHAVDHGADIIVLSVGFPYDSEWMREAVDYAWENGVLVIAATGNSSERDIAMQVNYPAAYPSVLAVGAVNDQDERESYSNFGPEVDVVAPGTVYTTDIGGGFTKMEGTSMAAPQVAGLAALIMHQYPDLTPIEVRNHLLYTAEDVDQEGWDIFTGHGRIDVGLALTTPPVKDIYANHSPDDAAPFPIETMVYSELRDKEDLDYFYVETPYHGTLELDIYLLVGKYEGIDLIFYPNGDETMAQTFTIQKEERLVLEVPRGTSLIKLAYNEGERRTTPVPYQITNSFNIYADSQHPNHSPDEAYPLQGNGEVIVGTLHEEKSEDWFSFEAPGPGKMEVIVTVHTSRLDPVLRIYSPEGEEHIEDRDDPPWEERFVTRVRSGRYYIVVTDYYANQVNEEYYLIVTFTPNEG
- a CDS encoding aspartyl-phosphate phosphatase Spo0E family protein, with the protein product MNRGVRQTDLNNLTHQIEQKRAELYRLMARYQDFQHPRVIEASQSIDRLLNQLDRVKRDQFRSHQK